The segment AGACCAGGATGCGAGCGGCGGAGACGACGTGCGAGGCCGAAGTGATCAGCCGCTCGTACACACCGGTGATCAGTGCCACAGTGCCGCCGGAGATCCCGGGGATGAGCTCGGCGAGGCCGATGAGAGCGCCTCGGACGACGTTCAGCAGGAAAGAGGGGATCGCCAGGAGCGCCTTCGCGGGTGTGGCGGGTGGCGGCGTCGTGGCGGGCGTCGTCATGTCAGCGAGGATACGGGGTTCACCCCCGGGCCCGTTGTCCCTCCCGCAGTGACCGGACCCGGACGACGATGAACCACGCCACCGCGACCACGACGGCGGCGATCACGATGTACTGCAGGATCTCGGCGTACTGCTCGACGACTGGCCAGGCCTCACCGAGGAAGAAGCCCGACAGCACGAAGATCGTGTTCCAGATGAGACTCCCGGCGGAAGTGAGGAGACCGAACTTCCACAGCGGCATCCGTGTGATGCCGGCGGGGATGGAGATGAAGCTCCGGAAGATCGGCACCATCCGCCCGAAGAACACCGCCTTGCCGCCGTGACGGTGGAACCACGCCACCGTCTTGTCGATGTCTTCCCCCTTCGTCAGCGGGAGGCGTTCGGCGATGCGGCGTAGACGATCGGCACCCAGCCATGCCCCGAGCCCGTAGAGCACGAACGCGCCGACGATCGAGCCGAGCGTGGTCCAGATGAGGGCTTCGGCGAGGGTGAACGACCCACGACTTGCGGTCAGGCCCGCCAGCGGCAGGATGACCTCACTGGGCAGAGGTGGGAACAGGTTCTCCAGCGCGATCCCGATGCCGGCCCCGACCGGGCCGATCACCTCCATCAGCGAGACGGTCCAGTCGATGAGCGCACCCAGCCATGAACCGTCGCTTCCCGAAGCCATCCCCCCAGGCTAAGCGGCGCAGGTTACCGACACCTGTGCGCCAGCCACCAGGATTGTTTCGGGGTATCCCCCGCCTCCCCTGCCCAGGAGGCCCCGGCGCCGCGGACTAGACTCGACCCTCGTGAGTGAACGCGTGCTGGTGGAAGAACTGCAGGGTCGCGCCGACGGGCCGGTCACCGTCTCGGGCTGGGTCGAGACGGTCCGAGACCAGAAGAAGGTGCAGTTCGTCATCCTGCGCGACGAGACCGGGGCGGTGCAGCTGGTCAATCCCGCCACGCGGCCGACGGAGGAGCCGTCGGACCAGGATGCTGCGGCGCTGGCTCTGACGGAGACCATCTCGGGCCTTGCCACCGGCACCTTCCTGACCGTGCGGGGTGAGCTCAAGCACGATGAGCGGGTGAAGCTCGGCGGCGTCGAGGTCAAGATCGGCTCGCTCCAGATCGCAGCCGAAGCGCTCCCCGAGACCCCGATCGCCGCCGACAGCGGCATGGACAAGCGCATGGACTGGCGCTTCCTCGACCTCCGCCAGCGCCGGAACAACCTCATCTTCCGCGTGCAGACCACCCTCGAGCACGCGATGCGGTCGTACTGGGTCGAGCGCGACTACATCGAGATCCACTCCCCCAAGCTCATGGCGAGCCCGTCGGAGTCGCGCGCCGAGCTCTTCCAGCTCGAGTACTTCGGCGACCAGACCGCGTACCTCGCCCAGAGCCCGCAGCACTTCAAGCAGATGGCCCAGGCCGCCGGATTCGGCAAGGTCTTCGAGATCGCCGACGCGTTCCGCGCCGACCCGTCGTTCACGAGCCGTCACGCCACCGAGTTCACCTCGATCGACGCCGAGATCAGCTGGATCGACTCGCACGAAGACGTCGCCGCGATGCAGGAGGAGCTCCTGGCGACCGCGATCGCCGCGGTCAAGGACAAGCACGGCGACGAGATCCGCGAACTGTTCGGCATCGAGGTCGACGTGCCTGCGGTGCCCTTCCCCCGCATCCCGCTCGCCCAGGCGCGCGAGATCGTCGCCGCCCGCGGCTACGAGATCCCCCGGGCGGACGGTGACCTCGACCCGGAGGGCGAGCGCCAGCTGTCGGCGCACGTCAAGGAGTCTTTCGGCCACGACTTCGTGTTCGTCACCGACTATCACGCCGAGATCCGGCCGTTCTACCACATGCGCGACGAGGCGACCGGGCTCACCAAGAGCTACGACCTGCTCTACCGCGGCACCGAGATCACCACGGGCGCACAGCGCGAGCACCGCGTCGAGGTGCTCGAGAAGCAGGCGGTGGAGAAGGGCCTCGAGCTCGATGGCCTGGAGCACTACCTCGACTTCTTCCGCTACGGCGTACCTCCGCACGGCGGCTTCGGCATGGGCCTTGCGCGCGTGCTGATGCTGCTGCTCGGCGAGTCGTCGATCCGCGAGGTGACGTTCCTGTTCCGCGGGCCGACCCGCCTGGCGCCGTAGGACGGGTTTCGGGAAAAATCCGGGACGCTTCCCCTTGCGGTTCCTCCGGTCTCCCGCCATGCTGTGCGCGGGATAGGGACATCGGGCCCTTTCCCCTGATCAGATGGGGGATCACATGAGTCGACGGAGACTCCGCACACGGGCTGCCCTGGCCCTTCTCACGGCCGCTGCCGCAGCCGTCGCCGTTGCGACGGGCGGCGCGACGGCGACCGCCGCACCGCAGGCCACGGTCGTCGCCAGCGGCTTGGACAACCCGAGGCAGCTCTCGATCGGCGCGGGCGGCGCGGTGTACGTCGCCGAGGCCGGCACCGGCGGAGACGGGCCCTGCCTGGTGAACCCGGAAGACCCCGAGGGCTCGGTATGCCTCGGTGACACCGGAGCTGTCACGCAGATCCAGCGTGGCACTCAGACCCGGGTCGTCACGGGTCTCGCGTCTCTCGCCGGCCCCGACGGGTCGGCGGCCACCGGTCCGTCGGCGGTGAGCGTGCGCGGCGGCAACGTCGCGGTGCTCATGGGGCTCGGCGGCAACGGTGAGACGCGAGCGACCCTCGGACCGGACGGCGCGGAGCTCGGCACCATCCTCACCGGACGTCTCGGCCAGTCGCTGAGCATCACCGAGGACATCA is part of the Microbacterium sp. ET2 genome and harbors:
- a CDS encoding DedA family protein yields the protein MASGSDGSWLGALIDWTVSLMEVIGPVGAGIGIALENLFPPLPSEVILPLAGLTASRGSFTLAEALIWTTLGSIVGAFVLYGLGAWLGADRLRRIAERLPLTKGEDIDKTVAWFHRHGGKAVFFGRMVPIFRSFISIPAGITRMPLWKFGLLTSAGSLIWNTIFVLSGFFLGEAWPVVEQYAEILQYIVIAAVVVAVAWFIVVRVRSLREGQRARG
- the aspS gene encoding aspartate--tRNA(Asn) ligase is translated as MSERVLVEELQGRADGPVTVSGWVETVRDQKKVQFVILRDETGAVQLVNPATRPTEEPSDQDAAALALTETISGLATGTFLTVRGELKHDERVKLGGVEVKIGSLQIAAEALPETPIAADSGMDKRMDWRFLDLRQRRNNLIFRVQTTLEHAMRSYWVERDYIEIHSPKLMASPSESRAELFQLEYFGDQTAYLAQSPQHFKQMAQAAGFGKVFEIADAFRADPSFTSRHATEFTSIDAEISWIDSHEDVAAMQEELLATAIAAVKDKHGDEIRELFGIEVDVPAVPFPRIPLAQAREIVAARGYEIPRADGDLDPEGERQLSAHVKESFGHDFVFVTDYHAEIRPFYHMRDEATGLTKSYDLLYRGTEITTGAQREHRVEVLEKQAVEKGLELDGLEHYLDFFRYGVPPHGGFGMGLARVLMLLLGESSIREVTFLFRGPTRLAP